The genome window CTGGCTATCACATTGAGCTAGGGAAACCGAGGTCAATAGGCAACTTCAATCAGTATAGCTGAGGAGTACCCAGGTGCTGCAAAGAAGACAGGACTTGTACAAACTGTGTCTGGAAGCCTCACAGTTTCTATTAGTTACACAAACTACCAGTAGAGAGATACGTAGCGGAGATAGGAGAGGGGATTGTTAGATGCGAATGGAGGAACAGAATGAGCCTGCAAACAATTTGTGTGTGATCCAaggttgtaattttaaaaaaaaaaagctgccccAGCTCTTGTGCTTTTATTTACAACTCAACACATTCCCTGTGGCACGCTGCTTTGGCAGTGGTTGTGCACTTCAATTTATGGTCTCTATCATCTTCTTGGGACTTTTAATTCCAGACTGTCATTTTAGTGGCAGAATCATTCTGAATGAGTTGTAGCCTCTGGTCCTTTATTTGGACTGATGTCTGTTGCAATTCCTATAGGATTAGGAGTGTGTGACACTGGAACTGTTCTGTTAGCTTGGGATGGAAGCAGAAGAATCAACATTACCAGGAACAAAAACTCTAATCCAGAAAGGCTGAACACATTTATGGGTGGAATGTTGCCTTTGTTACTATTATCTTAAAGGCAAGAAATCATGGAATATTATGATGCTTCATGATTCTTGGGCATAGCTCTGCTCTGTTTCTGTAGAAATGTCAGActagaaacttttttttcagattgGAATTCCTATCTTCCGCATCTTTGGGCTGACTGGCATCAATAATAAAGAGAAAGATGAAGCCCGGCAAGTCTTTTGGTCTCAGAAATGTCCAGAGAACTACTGCGTAGCCCTCCATTTTCCATCTTGATACAAACATAGGATTATATGAATACAGACACCAGGTTGAAGTCCCATTTCTCAATGAATAGAggcaggtatttatttatttacttcatttttaccctaCCTGTTCCCCCAATGGGACCCCAAAGTGATTTACATTACTCTTATCtctttccatttcatcctcacaaaaacctgtgagataggttaggcggAGAGGAttagcctggcccaaggtcattcaggaagttccatggcaaagtgaggattggaacatgggtgtcccagatccctgcctgcctgcctgcctgcctgcctgcctgcctgcctgcctgcctgcctgcctgcctgcctgcctgcctgcctgcctgcctgcctgcctgagttTGCATGCTGATTTTGCTAAGTGTGAAAGTTTTGCCATGGAATACCTAATGGCTGGCCTAGGATAGTTTAATAAATGTTCCTTAGGGTGAGCTAGATCTTAGTGGCGAAAGAGTTTAGCCCAGCATCTCAGATTATAGTGGTAGATGCTGCAGAAGGGCTTATCTTCTGATTTTGGTATGTGTTGAATTAAGCAGCCTATGCCAAATGGGTAGTTCAATATACTTCCTCTCTCTGCAGGGGGAGATCATTACTATGAAGCTGAATGAGCGCAGTGTGGCCCATTATGCCACATGTGACTCTCCTGCAGACCATACTGGTTTCTTGTGCAAGCGTGTGGAGCGCCACCATCACACCATCTCCTACCAGCGCCGCTGGTTCATCCTCAAGGGCAACTTGCTGTTCTACTTTGAAGAGCGGGAGAGCCGTGACCCCCTGGGGCTCATTGTGTTGGAGGGCTGCACTGTGGAGCTCTGTGAGGCTGCAGAGGAGTTTGCTTTTGCCATCCATTTTGATGGGTCTGGTGCCAAGGCCTATGTGCTGGTTGCTGACTGCCAAATGGCTATGGAAGCTTGGGTGAAGGCACTTTCACGGGCCAGCTTTGATTACATGAGGCTAGTGGTTAAGGAACTAGAGAAACAACTGGAGGAGGCCCGGAAGAACTTGGTTGTGAGCCATAAATTTCCAAAGAAGTCATCTTCTGGCCGAAAGAGACATCTCTCCAACCCCACAATGGTCCCTGTCCAGGAGCACCCTGCCATCACGGAGAATGGTTATGCTACATGGGGTGATGGTCAGTCCCTTGGTGCAGGGGTTTCTTTTGACCACGATGGGGGATATTTAAAGCCCCCACCCCTACCTCCTCGGCGAAGACCAGCAGGCAGCAGCATGGGTGGAGTGTTGCCTGCTGGCCTTGCCTCAACTGCACAGGAAAGTCCCGTGTCTCCAGAGACAGCCTGTTTCTCAAAGTTGCATGATTGGTATGGTCAGGAGATTGCTGATGTGAGGAGGGAATGGTTGGAAAGCCAGAAAAAAGTGGAAATGTGAACATGGGAGCCACAAAGTGATTGTTTGTCAAGCAACAGAGAATAATACATTAATAATGGTCTGGCTGCACTTTCTGGATTGATCTTTGAACCAAGAAAATCATCACAGATGGCCTGTATTGCTTTCTGGAACCCTGTGATCCATTGCAAGTCTATCTTTTATAgtttattccacttttcttccaCAAAGCTTACAGTGGCATATGTACgtggttcttccctcctcctttttcttacAATAACCATGCAAAGTAGGCTGCTGAAAGtatctgacccaaggtcacccagtgaacatcACAGATAAGTGGGGATCTAAAGCTGGTGCTAGTGCAATATTCTTATTACTACTCCACAGAGGTTTTATATGTGTATGTTCTGGTGTACTCACTACCAGATCTCTACATTCTCAGAGGCTGTAGAAATGGCTCTGCTGTCCAAATCTTATACTCAATATGTACCTCAAGAACCATAACAGCTTTTCACAGTTTAGTCCTAGGACTGGTTCAAAGTGGGATGCTCAAGACCAACTGTTTGATACATTCACAAAACTTTCCAGTGTATAGTCTTGATTTTATTAGCTGCACAAATCTTACCACGTGCCATGTCAGGCCAAGAATGTCAGTACTGGGCTGAAGTATTGATgcctaaaatattttgaaaggttatatatgtgtgtatgaatGGGCCTTTGAGAAGGAAATAAATCAAACTGGAGAGGTGGAAAAGATAGCAGAGGAACATAATTAAAGTGATCCTCTTGTTCCAAACCTAAATCcagatctttattaggcattaagaagagtttggatttatatcccccctttctctcctgcaggagactcaaaggggcttacaatctccttgcccttcctccctcacaacaaacaccctgtgaggtgggtggggctgagagagctctgagaagctgtgactagcccaaggtcacccagctggcgtgtgtgggagtgcacaggctaatctgaattccccagataagcctccacagctcaggcggcagagctgggaatcaaacccggttcctccagattagatacacgagctcttaacctactacgccattGAGTACAAACACTTAATCTAACATAttacagacaaaaaaaatcccatacaAAATGTACCACCATTTCTGGACTAATCAGTTAATCGCCTAGTCTCTCCATAAGATAGGAATACCttaaaattgttaaaataaaCACCAAAAAACCTTTCTGGATCACATGTTGGTGAAATTTAGAATTCAACTTTTCTATGTTGATAGTATTCTTACCTTAACTACTTCAGCCAGAAATTTAGCTACAGTAGTGGTTATTTCTGAAGATTAATCGTTTAGTAGAAAGTGCAAAATGTTGGCATTGGATAGTAAGTGTTTTGATTTTAATAAAGTAAGTAGGTAGTGGTTACACAGAGTTGCGTGTAACTGGCATTCTAAAATGACATGATGTACTGAGCAAATAGAACTAGCATTCTTTGATATCTACCTCTCAGGACTTTGGAAGGAAAAGCATCAAACTGAGCTAACGTGAAAGCTCTGTGATGTAAAACGTTATCCAAGTTGTAGAAATACTGTGCTGTTTTCCTCCAATACAATGCCAATTTCAATGAAGCAGGAGAACAAGTAGGAggcttggaaggaaaaaaattggaATTCCAGATCCATGATTCTCTATTTTAATAGTCTAAATATAAGATTCAAGAGAATTGATGGAAAAGTCAATTGAACGGATTTTTGTTTCTATGCTGGAGAGCCGAGACACTAAGTGGGTCAtttttaagtaaaataaaagagaatTTGAAGTAACTCTAAAGTGAATTTTTAGCCAGACTCTCAATGAAATTAGCCAGGCTTTTTTCCCCTGAGAGATGTTGGCCCAGCTCTGCACAGATAACAGAGTTGGGTACATGCTTAGGAGCTCCTAGAATTTTTCTAAAGAAATTGACCTGAATTCTCTCAGTGTTACTGTCAAAGTATTATCCATAACGGAATTCCGTACAGTAATTGAGAATTTTTGCTTGGAAGATTCTAACAGCAGCCGGGACAAATTGATTGTCTTTTAAGTTAAAAATTTTTAAGAATCGAGGCATACACACATTTTGCACATCTAATTATTCTCGTTTTGTGTGTAGACCAATATAAATTGTATTGGTACATAATGCCTGGGTAATTTAAGCTTTTGACTTGGTCAAATTGTTTATTGTCTACTGTCCATTTTGGGGGgttccaacttttaaaaaacactaaaaaaatttatTTTGAATACTTGATAGTAAGACAGTTATCTTTACAGCAGTTTTGGAAAGCGAGTAAGTATCTCAAAAGTCGTAGTAAATTAAAGAATGGTAGTATCGTTAGCATAAAGCATTAAAAAGGTATCCTGTGAGCCTAATTTAATTAAAGAGATGGGGAGCCAGGATGCATCCTTGTAACCCCATTGGTTATTGGAATTGTTGCAGACAACTCACCTTTATTTGAGTATTTTACTTGGCCGAAATTGTTTAGATGGATTTTTTAATGAGAAATAATAACCTGGGGTCCATATTCACTGCGTCTAATTTTCTCCAAAGAATTCCTCTATGTATTGTATCAAATGCACCTTTTAAATTGACAAAAGCCACATATAATTTTTGTGACCTGTTTCATATATTTATCTGCTAGAAAAGTGAGAATAAAACAGTGAATCCTACCTGCTCTGAATCCATAATATTGTTTACAGCTATCCAAGACTTAAGCTGTCTCTCAAGGTGTTTGGTATAATCTCCTATTTCAAGTTGCTTGCAATTAGGAGGAGGGCTTACCTCTTCCTCCATGTCATGCCAGCATTT of Sphaerodactylus townsendi isolate TG3544 linkage group LG06, MPM_Stown_v2.3, whole genome shotgun sequence contains these proteins:
- the PHETA2 gene encoding sesquipedalian-2: MKLNERSVAHYATCDSPADHTGFLCKRVERHHHTISYQRRWFILKGNLLFYFEERESRDPLGLIVLEGCTVELCEAAEEFAFAIHFDGSGAKAYVLVADCQMAMEAWVKALSRASFDYMRLVVKELEKQLEEARKNLVVSHKFPKKSSSGRKRHLSNPTMVPVQEHPAITENGYATWGDGQSLGAGVSFDHDGGYLKPPPLPPRRRPAGSSMGGVLPAGLASTAQESPVSPETACFSKLHDWYGQEIADVRREWLESQKKVEM